One Glycine max cultivar Williams 82 chromosome 3, Glycine_max_v4.0, whole genome shotgun sequence DNA window includes the following coding sequences:
- the LOC100790730 gene encoding double-stranded RNA-binding protein 2: MYKNRLQELAQRSCFNLPAYSCIREGPDHAPRFKATVNFNGETFESPTFCSTLRQAEHAAAEVALNTLAKRGPSRALAARVLDETGVYKNLLQETAHRAGLNLPVYTTIRSGPGHGPNFSCTVEIAGMHFTGDPSRTKKQAQKNAAMAAWSALRKLSEHHLSSSTSSSFSLESKGNEEQEQVIIARVLASLHPSGSKNFSKSDIQLGWQKSTTTSLVSTQPTTDLYPMHCQHFGISSFSPEVALYQIWQQQQIMQQQNRLLALTIQPIIPSTSQIYPLMQSVFQPDHCLYFPARELASVPVGPKLSIPSSSPSFYSSNQIGPELNTGRSTLTIKEIQEEKIEDPPVCSFSNETRVLTPATEDESQRHGGSGSRSINAELGGEHCEKSECDSHWGTGSVHRPVNPELQNPSSIDSSVLRAHSQASSNRSFRPPAASSSSIVRTMCPTSFVGSRPQHVAPRLRTGTPRSPGIPIYERFGMIRAPTPLFMAPAVRIRSVVPVCSAPPRRSMAEVSQSKEKEDLKPEDKEVPRTSSELGHLRI; encoded by the exons ATGTATAAGAATCGGTTGCAAGAATTGGCTCAAAGAAGCTGTTTTAATTTGCCGGCCTATTCATGCATTCGCGAAGGGCCAGATCATGCTCCTCGTTTTAAAGCAACTGTCAACTTTAATGGAGAGACCTTTGAAAGCCCTACATTCTGCTCTACTCTTAGACAGGCAGAACATGCAGCAGCTGAAGTGGCTCTTAACACTCTTGCAAAAAGAGGTCCCTCTAGAGCTTTGGCAGCAAGAGTTCTG GATGAAACAGGAGTATACAAGAATTTGCTCCAGGAAACTGCTCATAGAGCTGGACTGAATCTTCCTGTTTATACAACCATTCGTTCTGGACCAGGTCATGGTCCTAACTTCTCATGTACCGTTGAGATTGCAGGAATGCATTTTACTGGAGACCCATCTAGGACCAAGAAACAGGCTCAGAAAAATGCTGCCATGGCTGCTTGGTCTGCATTGAGAAAAT TGTCGGAGCATCATCTATCTTCTTCAACTTCATCCTCATTTTCGCTAGAGTCTAAAGGCAATGAAGAACAGGAACAAGTAATCATTGCTCGGGTCCTTGCAAGTTTACACCCATCTGGTTCAAAGAACTTTTCCAAAAGTGATATTCAACTTGGATGGCAAAAGTCCACTACAACCTCTTTGGTGTCAACTCAGCCAACTACAGACTTGTATCCTATGCATTGCCAGCATTTTGGAATCTCTAGTTTCTCACCAGAGGTGGCTCTATATCAGATTTGGCAGCAACAACAAATTATGCAGCAACAAAATCGTCTATTGGCACTAACCATTCAACCAATTATTCCATCTACTTCACAGATTTATCCGTTAATGCAATCCGTGTTCCAGCCAGACCACTGCCTTTATTTTCCAGCTAGAGAGTTGGCATCAGTTCCTGTAGGACCAAAATTATCAATTCCTTCATCGAGCCCTTCATTTTATTCTTCAAACCAAATTGGTCCAGAGTTAAACACGGGCAGGTCAACACTAACCATCAAAGagatacaagaagaaaaaatagaagatccCCCAGTTTGCTCTTTTAGCAATGAAACTAGAGTCCTAACACCAGCTACAGAGGATGAGAGTCAGAGGCATGGTGGCTCTGGAAGCAGAAGTATAAATGCTGAGCTGGGAGGAGAACATTGTGAGAAATCTGAATGTGATTCTCATTGGGGAACGGGATCTGTACACAGACCCGTTAATCCTGAGCTGCAAAACCCATCCAGTATTGACTCATCTGTTCTCAGAGCACACTCACAAGCAAGTTCCAACAGAAGTTTTAGACCACCAGCTGCTTCATCATCCTCCATTGTGAGAACCATGTGCCCTACTTCATTTGTGGGTTCAAGGCCACAACATGTTGCACCAAGGTTGAGAACCGGAACTCCACGTAGTCCGGGCATTCCTATCTATGAAAGGTTTGGCATGATAAGAGCTCCTACCCCTCTATTCATGGCACCAGCTGTGAGAATCAGATCAGTAGTTCCAGTCTGCTCAGCTCCTCCAAGGAGATCCATGGCAGAGGTGTCCCAAAGCAAGGAAAAAGAAGATTTAAAACCTGAAGACAAAGAGGTGCCAAGAACTAGCTCTGAGCTTGGCCATCTTAGAATATGA